The following nucleotide sequence is from Sphingomonas swuensis.
GGTCCAATGCGCCCCGGCTGCCCGCAGGTTGGTGCCGGTGCTGATCCCGAGCGCGAAGACCGCCGCGGGAAAGCATTGCTCGTAGAAGGGCTCCCGCAGCGAGATCCGGCTGAGCCTGACACCGCTCCGCCGGACGAAGCGAGCGGCAAGGAACAGGGGAAAGCTCGCGAAGACGATCACCCGGAGCACCAGCGCCGAGGCGGCATCGTCGACCAGGGCCGCGAGCCCGTGCTGGTTGTTGACGATCTCGTCGGGCTGGCCGAGCGCCATGGCGATCGCATGGGCGAGCAGCAGCGCCAGCGCGAGGAACAGCGGCGGACTGAGCAGCTCGGAAAATTGCTGCTCGTCGGGAAGCAGGAACTGCGGCTTGACCGACGCCATCGTCCTGAGCGGGCGCACGATCGCGCGCCCCAGGGTCAACGGAAAGAACAGCAGCCAGCTCATGACCTCGTAGAGGAGTTCGTCGAGCGAGCTGATCCACTTCATGAAAGTCCATGCGCCATCATCGACCAGCCCGGCCTGCGCAGCAATGGCCAGTCGCGGCCGATCCTTGCAAAGTAGGATTTCGCCTGCTTGCCTCGCCGGCGTGCGCACGATCCGCCCTTTTCTCCTCTGTTTGCGCTGTCGCTCCGCAGTCACAGCTGCGGCGTGCGGGACACGCAATTATGAGGCCGCGCGCCTCGCGCCATCCCCGGACCCTGGGAACTTCGAGAACTTCGATCCGCGCCGGACCCCCGCACCCCGGGAACTTCGAGAACTTCGCCACGCCGCGACTCGCCCGACGCTTGCCGCTCGGCCACACCTCTGCTAGGGGCGCGCCCTTCCAGCATCACTGGAGCCAATTGCGGGAGGACGTCCTCGGGCGTCCGCTAACACCGCTCGACTGAACGGGCCCCGTGCCCAGAAGAGAGTGACATGGCCAAGAAGATTACCGGCTATATCAAGTTGCAGGTGCCGGCCGGCGCCGCCAATCCGTCCCCGCCGATCGGCCCTGCGCTGGGTCAGCGCGGCGTCAACATCATGGAATTCTGCAAGGCGTTCAACGCCTCCACGCAGGAGATGGAAAAGGGCATGCCGATCCCGACGGTGATCACCGTCTATGCGGATCGCAGCTTCTCCTTCGCCACCAAGACCCCGCCCGCCTCGTTCCTGATCAAGAAGGCCGCCGGCCTCAAGTCGGGTTCGAAGGAGCCGGGCAAGGTCTCCGCGGGGACCATCAAGCGCTCGCAGCTGTCCGAGATCGCTGAGACCAAGATGAAGGATCTCAACGCCAACGACATCGAAGCGGCGACCAAGATCATCGAAGGCTCCGCTCGCGCGATGGGCCTCCAGGTTGTGGAGGGCTGAGCAGATGGCCAAGCAGACCAAGAAGCAGAAGAGCCTGGCAACCGCGATCGACCGCGAGAAGCTCTACGGCGTCGATGAAGCCATCGCGCTCGCCAAGAGCCTCGCCACCGCCAAGTTCGACGAGTCGATCGAAGTCGCGCTGAACCTCGGCGTCGATCCGCGCCACGCCGACCAGATGGTCCGCGGCGTCGTCAACCTGCCCAAGGGCACCGGCAAGACCGTCCGCGTCGCCGTCTTCGCCAAGGGTGGCAAGGCCGACGAGGCCACTGCCGCCGGCGCCGACCGCGTCGGTGCCGAGGACCTGATGGAAGAGATGGTCGCCGGCAAGATCGACTATGATCGCGTCATCGCGACCCCGGACATGATGGGTGTCGTCGGTCGCCTCGGCAAGGTGCTCGGTCCCAAGGGCCTGATGCCGAACCCGAAGCTCGGCACCGTGACCATGGACGTGACCAAGGCGGTCACCGACGCCAAGGCCGGCCAGATCGAGTTCCGTGTCGAGAAGGCGGGCATCATCCACGCCGGCATCGGCAAGGCGAGCTTCGATGCCGCCGACCTGCGCGCCAACTATGACGCGTTCGTCGACGCCATCACCCGCGCCAAGCCGGCCGGGGCCAAGGGCAAGTATCTCAAGAAGGCGGCGATCAGCTCCTCGATGGGCCCGGGCATCAAGGTCCAGCTCGAAGAGGGCGTCGCCTGACGTCGGCAACGACCGCGCTTGAACAAGAAGGGGTCGGAGCGGCAACGCTCCGGCCCCTTCCTCGTTGAGGAGGCTGTAGGAGATCCATGACCATGACCGACACGCCCCGCGACGACGACCAGCAGATCAAGGCCGACGACGCCGAGTTCAGCGACGCCCACCCGCTCGCCAGCCCCAACGAACTCGCCGGCGACGCGTCGAGCGGGATCGAGCTCGAATTCCTCGCCCGCGACGTCGCCGAGGCCGAGGCGGGCGCACTGCCGCTCGACACCGACGCCACCGGCGCGGCCTCGGGCATGGCGCTCGACGACGAGGATTCGGTCGACGACGAGACCGGGGAGCGCGACACGCTCCCGCTCGAAGGGAACTAGCCGCTGGCCGGGGGGGCGCAGCGGTTCGACGCCATCATCCTCGGTGCCGGTGGCGCCGGGCTGATGTGCGCCGCGGTGGCGGCCCAGCGCGGGCGCAGGGTGCTGATCCTCGACCATGCGCCCGAGCCCGGCCGCAAGATCCTCATCTCGGGCGGTGGCCGCTGCAACTTCACCAACCTCGGCACCGCCCCCGACCGCTACCTCAGCGCCAATCCCCACTTCGCCCGCTCGGCGCTCGCCCGCTACACGCCCCGCGACTTCCTCGATCTCGTCGAGAAGCACGGCATCGCCTGGCACGAGAAAACCCTCGGCCAGCTTTTCTGCGACGGCTCGGCCCGCCAGATCGTCGCGATGCTGATGGGCGAGTGCGAGGTCGGCGGAGCGACCATCGCCTGCGGCGCCCCGATCCGCTCGGTCGACCATGCCGACGGCCGCTTCCGGGTCTCGGCGGGAGAGCATGAAGCCGAGGCGCCCAGCCTCGTCATCGCCACCGGCGGTCCGTCCATCCCCAAGCTCGGCGCGACCGGCTTCGCCTACGACCTTGCCCGCCAGTTCGGCCTCAAGGTGGTCGAGCCACGCCCTGCCCTCGTGCCCCTCACCCTCGGCGGCGACGAGGCGCTGTTCCGCGAGCTGTCGGGAGTCGCCACTCCGGTCGAGGCGCGCTGCGGCAAGGCCGCCTTCCGCGAGGCCGCCCTGTTCACCCACAAGGGGATGAGCGGTCCCGCCATCCTCCAGGTCTCGAGCTACTGGCGCCACGGCCAGGCGGTCGCGATCGACTTCCTGCCCGAGGCGGGCTCCGGCTGGCTGCGCGAGGCCAAGCGCCAGCGGCCGAAGGCCCGGCTCGCGACCCTCCTCGGCGAGCATCTTCCCGGCCGACTCGCCGACACGCTGGCCGAGAAGATCGGGGTCGCCGGCGACCTCGCCAATGCACCCGACAAGGTGCTCGCCGCCGCCGAGGAGCGACTGTCCGGCTGGCCGTTCCAGCCCAACGGGACCGAGGGCTTCGCCAAGGCCGAGGTGACCGTCGGCGGGATCAGCACCGCCGAACTCAGTTCGCAGACGATGGAGGCGCGGCGGGTGCCCGGCCTCTACGCCATCGGCGAGGCGGTCGACGTCACCGGCTGGCTCGGCGGCTACAATTTCCAGTGGGCCTGGGCGAGCGGGGTGGCCGCCGCCCAGGCCCTCTAGACTAGCGGGCGATCCCGAGGGTGCTGAGGTCGAGCTGGTCGGCCGGGACCACCATCACGTCGGGCCGCATCGCGCGGACCTTGTCGATGAACTTGGCCGAGTCGCCGACGATCACCAAGCTGACGCGACTGGGCTGGAGCAGCCGTCCGATCGCGCTCGTCGCCGCGGTCCCGCCGACCGCCCGCACCCGCTCGGCATAGGCCAGCTGCTCCGTCGGAGAGACGCCGCGCAGCGAGGCACCGGCCAGCTGGCTGTTGAAGCCCGCGCTGCTCTGGAGCGAGCGCTGGAAACTGCCGACCATGAAGGTCTTGCGGTTCTCGACGTCCGCCGCGGTGAGCGGCTCGCTCCCGATCCGGCTGAACTGGTCGAGGAACACCTGCGCCACCTCGGCGGCGCTCTCGT
It contains:
- the rplK gene encoding 50S ribosomal protein L11; protein product: MAKKITGYIKLQVPAGAANPSPPIGPALGQRGVNIMEFCKAFNASTQEMEKGMPIPTVITVYADRSFSFATKTPPASFLIKKAAGLKSGSKEPGKVSAGTIKRSQLSEIAETKMKDLNANDIEAATKIIEGSARAMGLQVVEG
- a CDS encoding NAD(P)/FAD-dependent oxidoreductase; translation: MAGGAQRFDAIILGAGGAGLMCAAVAAQRGRRVLILDHAPEPGRKILISGGGRCNFTNLGTAPDRYLSANPHFARSALARYTPRDFLDLVEKHGIAWHEKTLGQLFCDGSARQIVAMLMGECEVGGATIACGAPIRSVDHADGRFRVSAGEHEAEAPSLVIATGGPSIPKLGATGFAYDLARQFGLKVVEPRPALVPLTLGGDEALFRELSGVATPVEARCGKAAFREAALFTHKGMSGPAILQVSSYWRHGQAVAIDFLPEAGSGWLREAKRQRPKARLATLLGEHLPGRLADTLAEKIGVAGDLANAPDKVLAAAEERLSGWPFQPNGTEGFAKAEVTVGGISTAELSSQTMEARRVPGLYAIGEAVDVTGWLGGYNFQWAWASGVAAAQAL
- the rplA gene encoding 50S ribosomal protein L1, with protein sequence MAKQTKKQKSLATAIDREKLYGVDEAIALAKSLATAKFDESIEVALNLGVDPRHADQMVRGVVNLPKGTGKTVRVAVFAKGGKADEATAAGADRVGAEDLMEEMVAGKIDYDRVIATPDMMGVVGRLGKVLGPKGLMPNPKLGTVTMDVTKAVTDAKAGQIEFRVEKAGIIHAGIGKASFDAADLRANYDAFVDAITRAKPAGAKGKYLKKAAISSSMGPGIKVQLEEGVA